A single Stutzerimonas stutzeri DNA region contains:
- a CDS encoding TRAP transporter permease, giving the protein MKRLANPASFVALCWSAFQIYMVYGTPLDLIVAVPIHIMFGLVLTFIIHPLRQRDLGHFTLLRVSDYALAATAAGIAVFYLLNAQALTMRIAMVDPLRPIDLVVGLATLALVIEAVRRALGMGLTVVILVFLVYQFIGPQLRGIPMLSIIGHDGEPTRLFLETFLDVQVLQNEGVFGIPSIVSYGQVFYFLLFGAFLQLFGGGQLFMDLSVLLVGRFRGGMAKVSIVSSTLFGSVSGSATANAAVMGMFTIPAMKKSGMSAEQAAAVEAASSTGGQLMPPVMGAAAFLIAQFMGIPYAEVAIAALIPALLFYVALYFVVDLLARRKGLAGLKRSELGTNWSSVLKRLYLLIPVFVLVYQIMAGRALSSATLQAIWLTLFLGLASRAWEGFSEHGGRGVLKAIGSVFSDSLQALESGARGAIAVAIPCAGAGIVVGIASMTNLGLTFGSFVTALSGGMLIPALLLVMFMVIVMGMGMPTTAAYIMGAILAIPALDKLGIPALSSHFFVLYFAALSMVTPPVALAAFVAGGIAKANVWQTGWVAFRYSLAGFLVAFAFVFSPALLLQGDWQAIVPAVITAVIGCYALAGCVAGYLRARNALFESALLLVAAALLIAPVIKASLAGLALLCGVWAWQSRKARHAQDHSLLERSGA; this is encoded by the coding sequence ATGAAACGATTAGCCAACCCCGCCTCCTTCGTTGCCCTTTGCTGGTCGGCATTCCAGATCTACATGGTCTACGGGACGCCGCTGGACCTGATCGTCGCGGTGCCGATCCACATCATGTTCGGCCTGGTCCTGACATTCATCATCCATCCGCTGCGCCAACGCGACCTCGGCCATTTCACCCTGCTGCGGGTCTCGGACTATGCCCTGGCCGCCACGGCGGCCGGCATCGCCGTGTTCTACCTGCTCAACGCGCAAGCGTTGACGATGCGTATCGCCATGGTCGATCCGCTGCGGCCCATCGACCTGGTAGTCGGCCTCGCCACCCTCGCGTTGGTGATCGAGGCCGTGCGACGCGCCCTGGGCATGGGATTGACGGTGGTGATTCTGGTGTTCCTGGTCTACCAGTTCATCGGCCCGCAGCTGCGCGGCATCCCGATGCTGAGCATCATCGGCCACGACGGCGAACCGACCCGGTTGTTCCTTGAAACCTTTCTCGACGTGCAGGTGCTCCAGAACGAGGGCGTGTTCGGCATCCCGAGCATCGTCTCCTACGGTCAGGTCTTCTACTTCCTGCTGTTCGGCGCGTTTCTCCAGCTGTTCGGCGGAGGCCAGCTGTTCATGGATCTCTCCGTGCTGCTGGTCGGCCGGTTCCGCGGCGGCATGGCCAAGGTCTCGATCGTTTCCTCAACGCTGTTTGGCTCGGTGAGCGGCAGCGCCACCGCTAACGCGGCGGTGATGGGCATGTTCACGATCCCGGCGATGAAGAAGTCAGGCATGAGCGCCGAGCAGGCGGCCGCGGTGGAGGCGGCCTCCTCCACCGGCGGGCAGTTGATGCCGCCGGTCATGGGCGCAGCGGCCTTTCTGATCGCCCAGTTCATGGGCATCCCCTACGCTGAGGTGGCGATCGCTGCGCTGATTCCGGCACTGCTGTTCTACGTCGCGCTTTATTTCGTGGTCGACCTGCTGGCACGGCGCAAGGGGCTGGCCGGACTGAAGCGCTCCGAGCTGGGCACCAACTGGAGCAGCGTACTCAAGCGGCTGTATCTGCTGATCCCGGTGTTCGTGCTGGTCTACCAGATCATGGCGGGGCGTGCGCTGAGTTCGGCAACGCTGCAGGCGATCTGGCTGACGTTGTTCCTCGGCCTGGCCTCGCGTGCCTGGGAGGGCTTTTCCGAGCACGGCGGCCGCGGCGTGCTGAAAGCCATCGGCTCGGTGTTCAGCGATTCGTTGCAGGCGCTGGAGTCCGGTGCGCGCGGCGCCATCGCGGTGGCTATCCCCTGCGCTGGCGCCGGTATCGTGGTCGGCATCGCCTCGATGACCAACCTGGGGCTGACCTTCGGCAGCTTCGTCACCGCACTGTCCGGCGGCATGCTGATTCCGGCATTGCTGCTGGTGATGTTCATGGTCATTGTGATGGGCATGGGCATGCCGACCACCGCGGCATACATCATGGGCGCCATCCTGGCGATTCCGGCGCTCGACAAACTCGGCATCCCGGCGCTGTCGTCACATTTCTTCGTGCTCTATTTCGCCGCCTTGTCGATGGTCACGCCCCCTGTGGCGCTGGCCGCCTTCGTCGCCGGCGGTATCGCCAAGGCAAACGTCTGGCAGACCGGCTGGGTGGCGTTCCGTTATAGCCTGGCCGGTTTCCTGGTGGCCTTCGCCTTCGTCTTCAGCCCGGCGCTGCTGCTGCAGGGCGACTGGCAGGCAATCGTGCCGGCGGTCATCACCGCGGTGATCGGCTGCTATGCCCTGGCCGGGTGCGTGGCCGGCTACCTGCGCGCGCGCAACGCGCTGTTCGAATCGGCACTGCTGCTGGTGGCCGCCGCCCTGCTGATCGCACCGGTGATCAAGGCGTCGCTGGCCGGGCTGGCGTTGCTGTGCGGTGTCTGGGCATGGCAGAGCCGTAAGGCGCGCCACGCGCAGGACCACAGCCTGCTGGAACGGTCCGGGGCCTAG
- a CDS encoding benzoate/H(+) symporter BenE family transporter → MSQNLSNPAVDVAAPTGEPTLRRAFNSKSISAGVVAALFGCTGPALVVINAAEAGRLSNAQTVSWLFAIYVLGGLISLFLALRYRQPICGAYTIPGAAILAASLTVIPFSEAIGAFIMSGLLVFVLGITGLIGRLMRWLPMPIVMAMIAGALIRFATGAIDAIVSAPLIAGMAALSFFLVTRFTRAVPPVLVAGVVGLVLAFALGQLQPADVNIAWVMPAFTAPSFSFDAFLAITIPLTALVIGAENAQATGVLMTEGYRPPVNAMTVISGIGGVLAGLLGGHNANIAGPMTAICSSEQAGDDPRLRYGAAIVNGVLFGLFGLFAGLAVPFILAFPKALIVVVAGLAMIGVLLGALQQAFQKGGACQIGAFVALAVAMSQFSLLGISSPFWALLFGVAVSGLLGEIRR, encoded by the coding sequence ATGTCCCAGAACCTGTCCAATCCGGCGGTCGATGTCGCCGCCCCTACCGGCGAGCCGACGCTGCGCCGGGCGTTTAATTCCAAGTCCATCAGCGCGGGTGTGGTGGCGGCCCTGTTCGGCTGCACCGGCCCGGCTCTGGTGGTGATCAATGCCGCCGAAGCCGGACGCCTGAGCAATGCGCAGACGGTTTCCTGGCTGTTCGCGATCTACGTCCTCGGTGGGCTGATCAGCCTGTTCCTGGCGCTGCGCTACCGACAACCGATCTGCGGCGCATACACCATTCCCGGCGCGGCGATCCTTGCCGCCTCGCTCACCGTCATCCCGTTCAGCGAGGCGATAGGGGCCTTCATCATGAGCGGTCTGCTGGTCTTCGTGCTGGGCATTACCGGGCTGATCGGCCGCCTTATGCGCTGGCTGCCGATGCCCATCGTGATGGCGATGATCGCCGGCGCACTGATCCGCTTCGCCACCGGGGCGATCGACGCCATCGTCAGCGCGCCGCTGATCGCGGGCATGGCCGCGCTGAGCTTTTTCCTGGTCACGCGCTTCACCCGCGCGGTGCCGCCAGTGCTGGTTGCCGGCGTGGTCGGACTGGTGCTGGCCTTCGCCCTGGGCCAGCTGCAGCCGGCCGATGTGAACATCGCCTGGGTGATGCCGGCATTCACCGCGCCCAGCTTCTCGTTCGATGCCTTCCTGGCGATCACCATTCCGCTGACGGCGCTGGTGATCGGCGCGGAAAACGCCCAGGCGACCGGTGTGCTGATGACTGAAGGGTATCGCCCACCGGTCAACGCGATGACCGTCATCAGCGGCATCGGAGGTGTGCTGGCCGGGCTGCTCGGCGGGCACAACGCCAACATCGCGGGACCGATGACCGCCATCTGTTCGTCGGAGCAGGCGGGCGACGACCCGCGCCTGCGATACGGCGCAGCGATCGTCAACGGCGTACTGTTCGGGCTGTTCGGGTTGTTCGCCGGGCTTGCGGTGCCCTTCATCCTGGCCTTTCCCAAGGCGCTGATCGTGGTCGTCGCAGGGCTGGCGATGATCGGCGTGCTGCTGGGCGCCCTGCAGCAGGCCTTCCAGAAAGGGGGTGCCTGCCAGATCGGCGCCTTCGTGGCGTTGGCCGTCGCGATGAGCCAGTTTTCCCTGCTGGGTATCAGCTCTCCGTTCTGGGCGCTGTTGTTCGGCGTCGCGGTATCGGGGCTGCTGGGCGAGATTCGCCGCTGA
- a CDS encoding enoyl-CoA hydratase/isomerase family protein, protein MNNLQIEQFLETPFDGFTVELDLDRERADIILGRPPFNVIAMSQRDTLREVFEALDAHPGVRVIVLRAQGEHFSSGGDIKGFLEASPEHVSKLAWNVAAPVRCTKPVIAANRGYTFGVGFELSLACDFRVASETTRYALPEQNLGQIPGSGGSARLQKIIGITRTKHMVMRAKRITGQQAYDWGIATECVPDSELESTVDALVDELRRFSPLAQRTAKKLINDNEDSPLTVAIEMEGHCYSRLRSSADFKEGVEAFHGKRQAVFRGE, encoded by the coding sequence ATGAACAACCTGCAGATCGAACAATTTCTGGAAACGCCCTTCGACGGCTTCACCGTCGAACTCGACCTTGATCGCGAACGCGCCGACATCATTCTCGGTCGTCCTCCGTTCAACGTGATCGCCATGAGCCAGCGCGACACGCTGCGCGAGGTATTCGAAGCATTGGACGCGCACCCCGGGGTGCGGGTGATCGTGCTGCGCGCGCAGGGCGAGCACTTTTCCAGCGGCGGCGACATCAAGGGCTTTCTCGAAGCCTCGCCGGAGCACGTATCCAAGCTGGCCTGGAACGTAGCGGCCCCGGTGCGCTGCACCAAGCCTGTGATTGCCGCCAACCGCGGCTATACGTTCGGGGTGGGCTTCGAGCTGTCGTTGGCGTGCGATTTCCGCGTTGCATCCGAGACCACCCGCTATGCCCTGCCGGAACAGAACCTCGGCCAGATTCCAGGCTCCGGCGGCTCCGCCCGCCTGCAGAAGATCATCGGCATCACCCGCACCAAGCACATGGTGATGCGTGCCAAGCGCATCACCGGCCAGCAAGCGTACGACTGGGGCATCGCCACCGAATGCGTTCCGGACAGCGAGCTGGAGAGCACCGTGGACGCACTGGTCGATGAGCTGCGGCGTTTTTCGCCCTTGGCCCAGCGCACCGCCAAGAAGCTGATCAACGACAACGAGGACTCGCCTCTGACCGTTGCCATCGAGATGGAAGGCCACTGCTACAGCCGGCTGCGCAGCTCGGCAGATTTCAAGGAAGGCGTCGAGGCTTTCCACGGCAAGCGCCAGGCGGTATTCCGCGGCGAGTAA
- a CDS encoding AMP-binding protein, which yields MFDLGRSFLAAVERRPQAIAISDGKLKKTYETWFDDIQRASHGLEQLGLTKGDHLVTVMQNRWEMATLHWACQFSGIIMTPLNWRCTAEDLSWCLGDAEARALVHDDSAGAAVNACAIADLPCISVGQAVTEGALSFEQLCAQRPSETILRATPEDWSLMLYTSGTTSRPKGVPRRHRAERAAAVAHVAQNLYGHEECTLGVMPLYHTMGVRSLLAMALLDGHFVCVPKFDVEATLDAIERERITNLYLVPTLYHMLIEHPAFSPERVASVTKLGFAGAPMSDGLMQRVEGAFKPELFVNHYGSSEIYTFTIDQRASGKPGSSGRSALNQRIRVVALDSTSPDDLCGPNEEGQIIADLGSDEAFEGYWKRPDSDAKAIHHGWYFTSDTGFFDEAGDLFVTGRVDDLIITGGENVSPAEIENVLSLHPAVEEVAVVGLPDEQWGKLVAAFIKLRHPITEDELDAHCVCSGLARFKRPRRYEFIDQIPKSPVGKILRRVLVAQYGSPETVG from the coding sequence ATGTTTGACCTTGGACGCAGCTTTCTCGCCGCGGTCGAGCGCCGGCCTCAGGCGATAGCGATCAGCGATGGCAAGCTCAAGAAAACCTACGAGACCTGGTTCGACGACATCCAGCGCGCCAGCCACGGTCTCGAGCAATTGGGGCTGACGAAGGGCGACCATCTGGTTACCGTCATGCAGAACCGCTGGGAAATGGCCACCCTCCACTGGGCCTGTCAGTTCAGCGGAATCATCATGACGCCCTTGAACTGGCGCTGCACCGCAGAAGACCTGAGCTGGTGCCTCGGCGACGCCGAAGCGCGCGCGCTGGTCCATGACGACTCGGCAGGGGCCGCCGTGAACGCCTGCGCAATCGCCGACCTGCCCTGCATCAGCGTCGGCCAGGCGGTGACCGAAGGCGCGCTGAGCTTCGAGCAGCTCTGTGCCCAGCGGCCGAGCGAAACCATCTTGCGCGCCACCCCGGAGGACTGGTCGCTGATGCTCTACACCTCGGGCACCACCAGCCGGCCCAAGGGTGTGCCACGGCGCCACCGCGCCGAACGCGCCGCCGCCGTGGCTCACGTGGCGCAGAATCTCTACGGGCATGAGGAATGCACCCTGGGCGTCATGCCGCTTTACCACACCATGGGCGTGCGCTCGCTGCTGGCGATGGCCTTGCTCGATGGGCATTTCGTCTGCGTGCCCAAATTCGATGTCGAAGCGACCCTCGATGCCATCGAACGCGAGCGAATCACCAACCTGTATCTGGTGCCGACGCTTTACCACATGCTCATCGAGCACCCGGCGTTCAGCCCGGAACGCGTCGCCAGCGTGACCAAGCTTGGCTTCGCCGGCGCGCCAATGAGCGATGGCCTGATGCAGCGAGTCGAGGGGGCCTTCAAACCCGAGCTGTTCGTCAACCATTACGGCAGCTCGGAAATCTACACCTTCACCATCGACCAGCGGGCCAGCGGCAAACCGGGCTCATCGGGGCGTAGCGCGCTCAACCAGCGCATCCGCGTCGTCGCCCTGGACAGCACCTCACCGGATGACCTGTGCGGGCCGAACGAAGAAGGCCAGATCATCGCCGACCTCGGCAGCGACGAAGCCTTCGAAGGTTACTGGAAGCGCCCCGACTCCGATGCCAAGGCCATCCATCACGGCTGGTACTTCACCAGCGACACCGGCTTTTTCGACGAGGCGGGCGACCTGTTCGTGACCGGTCGTGTCGACGACCTGATCATCACCGGGGGCGAAAACGTCAGCCCCGCGGAGATCGAAAACGTGTTGTCGCTGCACCCGGCTGTCGAGGAAGTCGCCGTGGTCGGCCTTCCCGATGAGCAATGGGGAAAGTTGGTGGCCGCGTTCATCAAGCTGCGCCATCCGATTACCGAGGACGAGCTGGACGCTCATTGCGTCTGCTCGGGACTCGCCCGCTTCAAGCGCCCACGGCGCTACGAATTCATCGACCAGATTCCCAAATCACCCGTCGGCAAGATTCTGCGGCGCGTACTGGTGGCGCAGTACGGCAGCCCCGAGACCGTTGGCTGA
- a CDS encoding (2Fe-2S)-binding protein — protein MRAPADQRFPINLELNGRRREALAEPRMQLCDFLRHELGATGVHVGCEHGVCGACTVLVDGVASRSCLMLAVQAHERRIDTVESLARDEVMNDLQQAFSRHHALQCGFCTAGILMSCVEFLERVPSPDETQVRDMLSGHLCRCTGYTGMVQAVLEVARQRQENTVENDNHV, from the coding sequence ATGCGCGCGCCAGCTGACCAACGTTTCCCTATCAACCTGGAACTCAACGGCCGCCGCCGCGAAGCCCTGGCCGAGCCACGCATGCAGCTCTGCGACTTCCTGCGCCACGAACTGGGTGCCACCGGCGTACACGTGGGCTGCGAGCACGGTGTTTGCGGCGCCTGCACCGTGCTGGTCGATGGGGTCGCGTCGCGCTCGTGCCTGATGCTGGCGGTACAGGCGCACGAGCGCCGCATCGATACCGTGGAGTCGCTGGCACGCGACGAGGTGATGAACGACCTGCAACAGGCATTCAGCCGCCACCACGCGTTGCAATGTGGGTTCTGCACCGCCGGCATCCTGATGTCCTGCGTGGAATTCCTGGAGCGGGTCCCCAGCCCGGATGAAACCCAGGTCCGCGACATGCTTTCGGGGCATCTGTGCCGCTGTACCGGCTACACCGGCATGGTCCAGGCGGTACTCGAAGTGGCACGACAACGACAAGAAAACACCGTGGAGAACGACAACCATGTTTGA
- a CDS encoding FAD binding domain-containing protein produces MKPAAFDYIRAGDKREVLQLLAEHGEQARIIAGGQSLMAVLNMRLAQPKLLIDINHARDLHYQKVEKQRLVVGAAVRQVELMDRPGLADEVPLLAQAMPWIGHFQTRNRGTVCGSVAHADPSAEIPLCLVTLGGTVVLESLKGKRREVPAEQFFQGVLTTERRPDELVVEVHFPLREAGVDYRFREIAMRHGDFALVALAACIRQDRVDLGIGGVADRSVLRRLPLGAELKDALNTFAWSLGAQDDVHASAAYRRQLVRELGQQLIEGFSHARAS; encoded by the coding sequence ATGAAACCCGCTGCATTCGACTACATCCGTGCCGGCGACAAGCGCGAAGTCCTGCAACTGCTTGCCGAGCATGGTGAACAGGCGCGGATCATCGCCGGCGGTCAATCGCTCATGGCGGTGCTGAACATGCGCCTGGCCCAACCGAAACTACTGATCGACATCAACCACGCCCGCGATCTGCACTACCAAAAGGTGGAAAAGCAGCGCCTGGTGGTTGGCGCCGCGGTACGCCAGGTGGAGTTGATGGATCGCCCCGGCCTTGCCGACGAGGTGCCCCTTCTCGCTCAGGCCATGCCGTGGATCGGCCACTTCCAGACGCGCAACCGCGGCACCGTATGCGGCTCGGTCGCCCATGCCGACCCTAGCGCCGAAATTCCACTGTGCCTGGTCACGCTGGGCGGAACGGTGGTGCTCGAATCACTCAAGGGCAAACGCCGGGAGGTGCCGGCCGAGCAGTTCTTTCAGGGCGTGCTGACCACTGAAAGGCGCCCTGACGAGCTGGTCGTCGAAGTGCACTTTCCGCTTCGCGAAGCCGGTGTCGACTATCGCTTCCGTGAGATCGCGATGCGCCATGGCGATTTCGCCCTGGTCGCGCTGGCCGCCTGCATCCGTCAGGACCGGGTAGACCTCGGCATCGGCGGTGTGGCCGATCGCTCGGTCCTGCGCCGACTGCCATTGGGTGCAGAACTCAAGGACGCACTCAACACCTTCGCCTGGTCGCTCGGTGCGCAGGACGATGTACACGCCAGTGCCGCGTACCGACGTCAACTGGTGCGCGAGCTTGGCCAACAACTGATCGAGGGGTTCTCCCATGCGCGCGCCAGCTGA
- a CDS encoding xanthine dehydrogenase family protein molybdopterin-binding subunit yields the protein MNMYQPTATAGVGHIGRSQARVEDTALLRGLGRYADDVATPPGTLHAAIVRSPHAHARIVSVDAEAALAMKGVHGVLTGDDVKRWANPFPVGVRAPMEHWCLAVDKARYVGEPVCVVIADDRYLAEDALDAVRVEYEPLTPIIDPEAAAEDNAPVLHEAVGSNVVNERCFRYGDPEQAFETAHRQVSIKVHYPRNSCTPIECYVVLGQYLPATGTYDVLSNFQGPYALHSVMARALNVPGNRLRLRTPPDSGGSFGIKQGVFPYVVLMGLAARKVGAPVKWVEDRLEHLQASSSATNRVCEISAAVQSDGRVVALHYDQIDDCGGYLRAPEPATFYRMHGNLSGAYAIRNLSVRNRVVLTNKVPSGLNRGFGGGQVYFALERLMHEVAVQLGLDPLQVIRRNLVPAGVFPYRAAAGALLDSGDYPATVDLAVREGGLDELLRRREQARAEGRLYGVGYTAVVEPSISNMGYITTAMTPDERRKSGPKNGAVSTATVSIDPLGGVTVHVSSTPQGQGHQTVVAQIVADVLGVALQSINVNVELDTGKDAWSIASGNYSSRFAGAVAGAVYNAAVKIRERMATIAASMWNVPADQVRFASGKVFVEDGPNQPFHRIAGSTHWSPGLLPESEGGGLRETAFWTPPQLTAPDDNDCINSSLCYGFIFDYCALEIDKVTGEVRIDRYVTCHDAGRILNPMLVDGQIRGGFTQALGVALMEEFAYGEDGSFLSGTFADYLVPTAPEAVEPLILHMETPSPFTPLGAKGVGEGNNMSTPVCIANAMADALGRSDIKLPLTPSRVRTMIGIDEPPPPEGVAPETPRVAGGSALQAQDSVEIPAPPQAVYDALLDPETLKAIIPGCHALELESENHYRADVTVGVGMIRARFAARVGLTDLEPPHSLRLSGSGNSPMGSATGSAKVTFVELENGHTRLDYAYDAAVSGKVAAVGGRMLQSASKVIIGQIFARLALRLTGKPVETSLWQRLRALLGGGQ from the coding sequence ATGAACATGTACCAACCCACTGCCACTGCCGGGGTCGGCCACATCGGACGCTCCCAGGCTCGCGTCGAGGACACGGCGCTGCTGCGCGGACTGGGCCGCTATGCTGACGATGTCGCCACGCCGCCCGGAACGCTGCACGCCGCCATCGTGCGTTCGCCCCATGCACATGCGCGCATCGTTTCGGTGGATGCCGAGGCCGCGCTTGCGATGAAAGGCGTGCACGGTGTGCTGACCGGTGACGACGTCAAGCGATGGGCGAACCCCTTCCCGGTGGGTGTCCGCGCGCCCATGGAACACTGGTGTCTGGCCGTCGACAAGGCTCGTTATGTCGGCGAGCCGGTCTGTGTGGTGATCGCCGATGATCGGTATCTGGCTGAAGACGCACTGGATGCCGTCCGGGTCGAGTACGAACCACTGACCCCGATCATCGACCCCGAAGCGGCGGCCGAGGACAACGCGCCGGTGCTCCATGAAGCCGTGGGCAGCAACGTGGTCAACGAACGCTGCTTTCGCTACGGCGATCCGGAACAGGCGTTCGAAACGGCCCACCGCCAGGTGTCGATCAAGGTTCATTACCCGCGCAACTCCTGCACCCCGATCGAGTGCTATGTGGTGCTCGGGCAATACCTGCCCGCCACGGGCACCTACGATGTCCTGTCCAACTTCCAGGGCCCGTACGCGCTGCACTCGGTGATGGCGCGCGCACTGAACGTACCGGGCAATCGCCTGCGGCTACGCACCCCGCCGGACTCGGGAGGCAGCTTCGGTATCAAACAGGGCGTCTTTCCGTACGTTGTGCTGATGGGGCTGGCCGCGCGCAAGGTCGGCGCGCCGGTCAAGTGGGTCGAGGACCGGCTGGAGCATCTGCAGGCCTCGTCCAGCGCGACCAACCGGGTATGCGAAATCAGCGCAGCCGTGCAAAGCGATGGCCGAGTCGTCGCCTTGCACTACGACCAGATCGACGATTGCGGCGGCTACCTGCGCGCGCCGGAGCCCGCCACCTTCTATCGCATGCACGGCAACCTGTCCGGAGCCTATGCGATCCGCAACCTGTCGGTACGCAACCGCGTGGTACTCACCAACAAGGTGCCCAGCGGCCTCAACCGCGGCTTTGGCGGCGGCCAGGTGTACTTCGCGCTGGAGCGCCTGATGCACGAAGTGGCGGTGCAACTGGGCCTGGACCCGTTGCAGGTCATCCGTCGAAATCTCGTACCGGCGGGCGTCTTCCCCTACCGGGCAGCGGCCGGTGCCCTGCTCGATTCCGGTGATTACCCCGCAACGGTCGATCTCGCGGTTCGTGAGGGTGGGCTCGATGAACTGTTGCGGCGTCGCGAACAGGCCCGTGCAGAGGGCCGTCTTTATGGTGTCGGCTACACCGCTGTGGTCGAGCCCTCGATCTCCAACATGGGCTATATCACCACGGCGATGACGCCGGACGAACGCCGCAAGAGTGGCCCCAAGAATGGCGCGGTCAGCACGGCCACCGTGAGCATCGACCCACTCGGCGGCGTGACCGTGCACGTGTCATCGACACCCCAGGGCCAAGGGCACCAGACCGTTGTCGCTCAGATCGTCGCGGACGTTCTGGGGGTGGCACTCCAGAGCATCAACGTCAATGTGGAACTCGACACCGGCAAGGACGCCTGGTCGATCGCCTCGGGCAACTATTCCAGCCGGTTTGCCGGTGCGGTCGCTGGCGCTGTGTACAACGCCGCCGTGAAGATTCGCGAACGCATGGCTACCATTGCCGCCTCGATGTGGAACGTGCCGGCCGACCAGGTGCGTTTCGCCAGCGGCAAGGTATTCGTCGAAGACGGCCCGAACCAGCCGTTTCATCGCATCGCCGGATCGACCCATTGGTCGCCGGGCCTGCTGCCCGAGAGCGAAGGCGGCGGGCTGCGCGAAACCGCTTTCTGGACGCCACCGCAACTGACCGCTCCGGACGACAACGACTGCATCAACAGCTCCTTGTGTTACGGATTCATCTTCGATTACTGCGCTCTGGAGATCGACAAGGTCACCGGCGAGGTCCGCATCGACCGTTACGTGACCTGCCACGACGCCGGACGCATCCTCAACCCGATGCTGGTCGATGGGCAGATCCGTGGCGGATTCACCCAAGCCCTGGGCGTCGCCTTGATGGAAGAGTTCGCCTATGGCGAAGACGGCAGCTTTCTATCAGGCACCTTCGCCGACTACCTGGTGCCGACCGCGCCGGAGGCCGTGGAACCGCTGATCCTGCATATGGAGACGCCGTCTCCCTTTACGCCGCTGGGCGCCAAGGGCGTCGGCGAAGGCAACAACATGAGCACACCGGTGTGCATCGCCAATGCCATGGCCGATGCACTGGGACGTTCCGACATCAAGCTGCCGCTGACGCCTTCACGCGTGCGCACCATGATCGGCATCGACGAGCCGCCACCGCCTGAAGGCGTGGCGCCGGAAACCCCGCGGGTAGCGGGAGGCTCTGCCCTGCAGGCCCAGGATTCGGTTGAGATCCCGGCGCCGCCACAGGCGGTGTATGACGCCCTGCTCGATCCGGAAACACTCAAGGCGATCATTCCCGGTTGCCACGCGCTCGAGCTGGAAAGCGAGAACCATTACCGAGCCGATGTAACGGTGGGCGTCGGCATGATTCGCGCGCGCTTTGCCGCCCGCGTCGGGCTAACGGACCTGGAGCCGCCGCATTCATTGCGACTGTCCGGTTCAGGCAACAGCCCGATGGGCTCCGCGACGGGTAGCGCCAAGGTGACCTTCGTCGAGCTGGAAAACGGCCACACGCGGCTGGATTACGCCTACGACGCGGCCGTCAGCGGCAAAGTCGCCGCCGTCGGCGGACGCATGTTGCAAAGCGCCTCGAAAGTGATCATCGGCCAGATATTCGCCCGATTGGCCCTTCGGCTGACTGGCAAGCCAGTGGAGACCAGCCTGTGGCAGCGGCTGCGCGCACTGCTGGGAGGTGGCCAATGA